ttgattttagttaaaaaaaatcattgttTCCAAAATATTGGAATTCAAAGGTTGGAAAATACATGCATGTTCattagaaaaatagaaaatataatgtttaattatAGAGATTAATGGAGGAATGatcaaaaaatgttaaaacaaatcttcttttgattttagttaaaaaaaattattgtttccaaAATATTGGAATTCAAAGGTTGGAAAATACATGCATGTTCattagaaaaatagaaaatataatgtttaattatAGAGATTAACGGAGGAATGATCAAACAATGTTAAAACAAATGCGGTGAACGTGGATCGAACACGTGACCTTCAGATCTTCAGTCTGACGCTCTCCCAACTGAGCTATCCCCgcaatttgtttatttttacttcttttatttattaaacgAATCATTTAGCTCTCGAGTAAGGGTAAAAAATGGTGATTTGAGGTTTACCAAACtcttagaaaaaaagaaaaatgagaacaAAGAATAATTGTTGGTAAAACAAACACTTCATGTTTTGGAAATCGAAGACCAAAACCTGCTGGATGAGTGATAAAGGCCAAATCGAACACATTCAAGGGTTTAGGCAATGGCGAATCgataacatattttttagggATCAATTGGGTGTGAATGATTCGAGCCCAATGTGAACGAACGGGAGAGGAAGAATGTTTCCTTTACTTTAATAAGAGATAACATTGTCATTTTTGCAGATTTAAGGGCGGTCATGACGCTTTTAGCGACCCTAAAGGAAAATTAGGCCCTCCTGCCGTTCAAATTGAATGTATACAAGTAAGAAAGACAAAGATAGTCTAGTAAGAAActtctttcatttcaaaatatttctattctCAAACGAACCATTTCAATAGGTAccagtactatatttttttcccaaattatATCAACAACATTAATCCTAATATAGGCCCCAATATATCTATACACTGTTCATATCTTATTCATAGTTTCATGCATGCTTGATTCTACTATTAAACTTTTGAAGTTTTGATTTCACGAAATTACAAACTTTGATACTCTTTACCATATCTATTGTAATCTTTGTTAATATTTACTTATAATCTACTTTAATGAAAATGTCGAGTTTGCATAAAAATGTAGTATGATATCATTAttagatataaaataattaatcaaaaattaTAGCTACTTCTTGTCTAACGCTGCTGTGCGTATTCTCTCCCTCCACACTTATTTCTATAGATTCCGGAGATCGAAAGCACTAGAAGCTTTCCCTATCCACGTTCGTTATTTATGATCCTACCAATTTTTTCTCGTTaatagtagttttttttccttcaccTGATCTTAACACTAGGAATtgtcaattaaattattcctaattcaattttcaaaatgaagTCTAGTAGTTTAATCAGTGtaatatgagattttttttattttttttggaaggaATGTAATACTGAGTTCTTTGAGAAAATACAGTGccacattttaataaaagagtGTCGTACTAATGTTAGAATGAAGGCCCAATCCTTTTCATAAATTCAGCCCATATCTGTTTATGTTCTGGGCCGtatgtgtattaaaatttcgGGTGAATACAGAGATATAGTTTGTGCATTTGAAAACAAATCGACATCGTCACcccaaataaatatatataagttaaattacacactatatatcaaaattttgaaacattCAAATGTTAGGAGTCTcaggtaaaaaaaatatagagtaaaaatagattaatttgaatattttgtgaaaacaAAAGGGaatattttcttgatcttTCATTTACATATCAGGTTTAGGGATGTCATTCATGCAAAGACATAATTgccattttctttaattttcttcactttcatGAACGAATTGTTGTTAATGGACATGAAATTACTCTCCTAAAGTTAGCTAGGTCGATACTCCTATTGCATCCTTAAAATGTTgcaataattaagaaaataaaacgcaaaaaaagaacaaaaaaaaaacatacaacGGTCAATCTATTAATTGTCACCTTACATGTGTGGCCACCTAAGAAATTTTGTctcatcaatttttaatacCCCACTGATCATGAAAACACGATCCTCCCTTGCTAAAGTTACATATATGtctaattcaaattatttatctaatttaGTCCCATCGATCCATTCTAGCTAGTGCACCTATCCAGCCCTAGACAATAAGGCCACCTAATTAGACATGTGGCAGTAACAAATTCGAGCTCGAGCTCCAGCTATTACACCAATAGGTTGTTTTGATGGGATGCGGGGGCATGTGGAACCCATGCCCCCGCATACACCGCGTTGTGGCCCTTCCACGTCAGCACTAGCATGCCCTCCTCGTCCTTCTTCATCCCCCAACCACTCGCATGCTCGTCGAGCAAAACCTTCACCTCCTTCACAGTCTCCTCTCCGAAGGGGACACTCATGAAGCCTGCGGAGGCCATCCGCCGGCACAACCTACCTCCGGACTCCAACCTCTCAATCCTCTGGCCCCCTTCATACCCGACAATGTTCTCAATCTTGTGCCCGATGTCGGACTCGTACTCAATCCTCTGTGAGCTGTCCTTGGGCAGGAATGTCTCTAGTGCATCGAACGGGATCCACATGTAGTTGAAGCACGAAACTATCCTTGATGCTAGCCCGCTCGGTGCCCCGAGATCGCAGTCCTCGTCGACCATGGTCACCAGGCACGGGCTCAACCTTCCGACCAACTCGAGGAACGAGTCCCGATACGACATTATCCCGTCACACGAGCTATCTAACGAGGAAATTTCCTCGTCAGGGAGATATCTTAGCCAGTTCTGGATGTTGACAACTAGGGCCTCATCAGCATTGACTTTGACCATGGCTGCATTGACTTGACTCAACAAAAAGTCATAGaaagaggaggaggcggcTGTCTCCTCCTCTTCCAGTGGCCCCCCCACTTCAATGACATTAAACTCAAAGGGTACATCTCTGTACCTGGCAAAGTTGATCAACCGCTGCCCAACTTCCTCAATAGGTATGTTGAGCAGCGGAGGGGTAGGGGGCCGCCACGAGAGGACCGATATCCGAAGCTCCACTGGCGGGCCCTCCGGCTCTTTCCCCAACGCGTCAATTAGAGTGGGCCACTGCATGCAATGGGTGATGCTCAGGTCCAAGATGTGGATTTTCGGAAACCCTCGCACCGCTTCCAGGATCGCGCTGTTTGAGGCACAGAACCCGAAGCGGTGCCAGGGGATTAGGTCAACGTAGCCAGCGAGCTCGGTGACGGACATAAGGCGGCGGTGGGGGACACCGGCGGCCTTGAAGCTCATGGTAGCAGGGCAAACCCTAGAAGCCCTCGAGACGAGGGCGCGGAGGAAGTACGAGGCGAGCCTCTGGTTAGGGTCGCCGATGGCAGAGGCGACGTTGTTGAGCACCCACATCACTTGCTGAGCTAGAGTGACGTCGTTGCTCTCTAGGGCGCTGCCGCAGTGGAGGAGGAGCTTCTCGATGCAGGCGCCGTCGAGGCATCCGGTCAAGACGGCGCTGGAGATGGAGCTGCGTGAGTTTGTGAAGAGGCTAGGGTTTTGCATAGAGGAAATGGTTGGTGATGGATTCTTGCCTCTTACATCCGCTTTCATAGTGATGTTtagctttttttatttttattttcttgagaATTAGTGGGAGATCTTAAACATTGATTTGAGATACAAGGATATGTTGATTTATTGGAgagtgagaaagagagagagaaatgaaagAGAGTAGAAGGGACCAATTTCATCTTTCATTAGGAACTAGggttttaaatataaatacaaggAAAGGAATATCTCTATCAATGGCTAACCCAATAAAAAGCCAAAACAAAAAGTGAGTGCATGAATCTTCTAACTTGTTTAAAGATCTAAGGGAAGACAAAATAAGGGATGTCAAGAACAACCGatggttagggttagggttacggttgaaaatttatagtcagaaaaaaaattacaatccGAATGATCCTAAACTGgaatattgatttattatagatacgaaaatatcaataaatctataggttaagaaaaaaaaaatttgctcGATTGACATGAAAACCCGAAAACTTAGGTCTGTAACTGAATAACGCAACAACTTGATTGGAATGACCTGAACCCGAGCAGGTTAGCCTGATGAATATCTTAGACAAAAGCAAGAGAATATCCACTCATCCATTCAAATAGTTGAAGAAGATGACAGGTaccaattttgtttattttcaatctttatttcataaacaaatatatattgatacGTGCATGTCCccctttatattttgttaggaTTATTTTTTCGAATATTTACTAGTTTcacacattaaaattttattctaggTAGATATATATAGAACCAAATTTGACCCTTTTGAATGCAAAAATATTTCCTACTGATTAACTAATTGAGTGATTGGACATTTAGGTTTGGAACAACGCTTATAACATTACTTCATCTAATTCGTCTCATCCTCAAAAGTTTACAAGCTTCTACTATAAAAATCTataatttgagattgattCGAGatttgattaagaaaaattggttaAGAAAAAAGTTAAGAAGCTGTCCTAGCCGGCCTAGCTTCTTGTGAAATTTGTCACATTAATACCAAATACGACAAGtggttttgcatttttttaattaggtaAATTTGGGTTAATCATTCTTTTCACTTGATTAGTTACCATAGTGTGATTGATTGGCTACCGCACATTCCATTCTTTGTTTTTGAATTCTCTACCTCACGCCAAAATAAAAGACAAGTGGGCCTCTCgtaagtaaaattaaaaatagagatattGATTTCTGATTAACTATAAACTTTGATCAAAATGATACTTTACTGACTTAAATGGTCTCATAATTTAGGAACTTAGGCGAGTGACCAAATTTGTCATGGGTCTTCCCaaatcccataaaaatagataatttgccatttttattgtcctagaaaaataagaacttctttttttagtaaacTTTTTGCTCCCAAATTCCAAATCAAAAGTTGCGAGGACGCCGACTTATCAACGTGGCCTCTATATATGGAAGATTGGTATAGCGATATCGTTGCTTTAAACGACGTTGTTTCATAATATCAGGCAATATTTACCTacaatataatgcatatacaactcaattttgttttacCATGCATGGAACTAGCTAGTAGCTTTGTACTTTCCtaatcccataaaaatagataatttttGCCAGTTTTGGTTGTCCTAGAAAAATagcttctattttattaatgagaTGTGTCGTTTTAAAAGTGGTATGTTTTTATGGGATggtaggagtaatatttttgcaaattgTAGAGGTgttaaattagataaaaagaaattgaattcaattatataatgaCGTCACACCGTCTAGTCTACtttattgtttttccttttttttgtcttctaATAAGtgcataatttatatattgaaatgtgTACAATTCATAAGTGTACTACACTTATGAGCatactttatatattgaaataaaatgaattcatATAAAATGGACAACGCTTTAGCGAGATATTGGCTATTTTCGCTAATTCACATAAAGTTACATGATATTAtgattaaaaacaaatagttTTGAAAATTCCGCTGAGATACTTTTTAATTCCTTACTAATCTTAGGCTAAATCTAAAATTGTAcacatttgaattttgaaatcgGGATTTTAATGGGTCATGgcttattttaatacataaagaCAAACTTATAACCCTAAGGAAATTAACACAATCTCGGGCCCTGGCGGACGCATAAATTTTTTCCAGTAGGGACTccattatatatactccattcgttcACCAATATATGTCCCACTTTGATCTGttacagattttaagaaatatataaagtaaGGTGAGGTAAAAATTTTAGTGGTATGGGagagaaattaattagtagaatTTGAAATCCATTaataaaagtagtaaaagTCAAATGATACAATTAATAAgggacaaatcaaaataaaaaattgggaCATATAATGAGAGACGGAGCGAGTATTTTATACagtaatatgtatatatgttatttaagaaaatacttTTACTTATTATGTTtgcacttttctattttaaaatcacttatatatatttcactttattttttattaatttaataaatagaccgtgcattttaaaaagtagaatctgattccaaaaaaaattgttaactttttatatattttttgaagtaATAGCATATCACAATTATAAATCTATGAAAATgcatagatattttttttattgcaagaaaataattgacaaatacctaattaaaagaatgaaacaattcatatttacacattctttttcttatccTCGAATGATAATtaagaatgataaaaaaaataaatttttgcataatttaataatactgacgagaaaaaaaaatagaaaattgaatattatctATTCAATCAAACCGACAACTGTAAATTGAATTTATGCCACAAATTATAACTAAACTCAAagtccaataaaaatatctctaaTCTCCCCACCTTAAATCTTCAATTAAACACgcaaaaatcaattattaaaGAATAAGAGTAACAAAACTTATAGTAATAACTTAAACTACTTATTGAATTGGTCAATATTCATtctttgaaattattaattggttggcaatttagaatttttgtGTATACTCAATccccaaataaaaatttcattttgagaagaaaataatacgTGTACTCGGAATAATAGGACATTTTTAGGTGCTAATATTTGTTTAATCCATTTCAAAAAGTGGAGTCTTCTTCTCTAAAAACTATGCAGCCATTGTTTCTTCACTTCACCTCCGCAACTTTTGATTTCTAAATTCTACTCAGTCCTTTTTTACCTTTAAATTTCGATATTTTACTCTTCAACAACGTCAATTTGGGAAGGGCTAAAcgtattttttgaaatttttaattaaaattacagtagaaaaaaacaaaaacaaaaaattggatgagggcttaagccctcccCTCTCCCTTACTGTGTCCGCCCATGCTCGGGCCTACATATGGCCCACTAGTTTTAAAGTTCTAATCATATTGGTAccattttaattctaaaatctAGGACGGTGATCAATACCAAACCAGTCTTAAACTTTAAACGCTGAACATCATTATAAGACAACTGGATTTCATTATAATGATTTAAGAACAAACTTATAAtgaatttcagattttaaaattatgctAGATGATgccattatttttaaatctttgaaTTCCCTATAATGAACTACAAATCAAGTTGTAATGAACTCcgcataattttataatgatgtATTTGGTGTTTAGCGTTTAAAACTAGTTTGGTATATAAAACAACCCaatatatacttttttattataaataagaggtATTTTCGTTTCGTATTTTGGTTAGCATTCAGTTTGTTAGAAAAACTAATACTGAAATATAATAagggataaattaaaatgaaattagtctAGAATAAATTATCATAGGAGTGGAAGTGAGATAATAATAGTAAGatacttcatccgtctcattcaagatgtcaacttttttttttagtttatctcattcaagatgttcgctttctatatttaaacataaatctcttcattctctctcctcattaaaaatattcaactatctttttctctctatttattCCATCCAACAGTtcttcctaaaatctcgtgtcaagCAAGGATATATGAACATCTcaagtgggacgaagggagtgcAATATAATTTTGGCATTATGGCAATAGGCCAAGAGATGAGTTtttcagaagaaaaaaaggcAACCAGGCaagaaataatagtattagaCATAATGTTACTACATGTTACGAGAATCAAGGTTTAAACTTACTGATCGAAACCCAATTTGTTATATTTGGgctctttttttaaaaccagGCCCAAACTAGACTCATGACCATTTCAAGTCAAGCCCAATTCGGCAATTCCCCTGTTGAATAGGCCTgcctatttaattttatttgtttattatttataatcaaatatctcaaattaattagtactttttataattcatgataaaataatttgtaattttatgaCAAAACCCAAAATTTGATATGGTAGTGTGAACcactttttgaaattttaagtcTGTACgtagtttgtattttatttttaaatgttgtaTCCTTTGCAagcataattaattagttaatttataagagccaaagttataattatttgggTTTATATAATGTgatttaatagtatatagaTTTGATGTGTTTTCACctatataaaactataaagagaacaaataatttaacaaACATCATGGGCCACCTCCAGCTATAGcccaatttataatttatatggGTTTATCATCTGAATTATATGGATTTGAGGTGTTCtcacataaataaaactataaagaAAACAACTAGTTTAACAAACATCATAGGCCACCTCCAGCTATAGcccaatttattaataaatggTCTTGCCCTGTTCGGCCTAGCTTGATTGTGGACCCTAGTTGGGATGGACACATTTGGCTCGGGCAGAGGCAGACGCAGatgcataaattaattttggtagccgctatatattctaaattttgaGTTTAGAATTTGGAAAAGATGATTTTGCACAACAAATCCAgcataatatagaaaatttgaTGAAGTTATTTCATCTAAACAACCTCTCCTTtcttttagagcatccacagcgGTGGATGAACCGACAAACTAGCCCgatgaagaaaaaatggtGGACGAGAGGCTGACCGTGGCCgagatcggctagccgatcgcttGTCCACCACTGTGTGGACGAGCCGACGGACTAgcccattttatttatttatttatttgtagtatgttttttattttattttattgatttatgttTGAACTTTCTCCATTTTTAGTTCAATCTAATTTCGTATTTGTCATTCTAATTTGATGGGCTAGGGCATTGACTAAACTATTGCTTGACTAGGCTGTTGCTAGTCcatgatgatgtggcatgaAAAGTTTTTGCTAGGTTATTGCTTAGCGGTTGCTAGTCCACGaccactgtggatgctctaatgtgTATAATAGTGTGCGTCTGTGATTGATCCGGCCCACTTATAGCCGTTAGAATCTTTATTTGTAAGAAATTCCCACAAAATTGAGGTTACTTATGAAATTTTCTTCGAAAAAAGGCTTAAATTGTATCTACATCTCAATCTTGCaacatttttagaaagtacactcaatatttaaaacattCTAATGATGTATCAACCTTTTCGTTTATAGTAAATTCATCCACTCTTTATTCGACACGTATTTGAGACTTAAATCTAGACATGCATCTTATATTATATctcaaaattgattgaaaacATTTGAATACCATATCTGAAAATGTCCTCAAAATAGTCtccttaattttatataggcTGCAAAGCTGACTTAAATGTTAAGATATTCatacaattataataatttcaatGATCATTTCTTTTTGCAGCTGCCAGCCTATGCAGAACGCACTATAATTTATTACGCCTTTCTTGTCAAATTACACAATCTATTGTGTGTGAAGTAACACCAAGTTAATAATGTCAATAAAAAGcactataatataaatatgtttcaACATCCTATCTTGTCTTATTAGCATCGAATTAACAATCATtagcattaaaatattctctaattattttccACGTCGCTAAAGAGTGAATTATTGAAGAGGTCATGGACACTAGACaatgagtaatttttatatttatcattttgaattataatttacaCACAGCAACAGTTTCGAACATTCACACTATTTTCATACTATATAATATCAAGTATAtataatgttaattttttgaagtaaatttaataaatatgtttaaactCAGCATAGGTTGTTATTAATTAGAGTGGtgtgaaaaataatatgagCAATTTActtccattaattaattaattttgaggATGATTGATCTTCTTATTTATTCTTCTAGTACCCGATTtatgtttatctttttatctttgtcacaaaataaattataaagattTGCTGGTCATTATTATTACTCTTgcttataaaaattaagaagacAGAGATTAGTAATTGATttagttttaccattttcttatttgtaaTGATAATAAATTCTTTATGTTTTCGATGAaggatatttaattatatcttgTAAAAGTCacttttctctaattattaTTAGAAAATGGAAACGTTGAAATTGGATATGATTATGTTCTCACTTTCCTTCTGTAATGCGTACCCATCTCATATTCTACAAGAAAATCAAAAGcgagaaaattaaatttagtccAATACGAAAAATTCGAATTCCTTTTTTGACTTAAGAGAAAGGGAATTTCATTctaaaccttttttttatttaaaaaggaaagttttcTTTGTTTGAACTATTCTGaagaaaacaatttaaattctaTCAATACAATATACCTTGAGGTAGTCGTGCATAATTagtttttacaaattttattaattagggTCAAATCCAAATTTCGATAATAAagtatgttaaaaaaaattaaacactttGATAGATGTAGTAACTAAGTACTActagttactccctccgttcctcgattaagagtcacactttgaccgagcacgagttttaagaaatgtaaagaaaagttggttgaaaaagttagtggaatgtaagactcatttttttatatttgttttataataaaatatgagtgaattgagttagtggaacgtgagacctacttactatttatggtaaaaatgaagtgtgactcttaattgcgGACataccgaaatggaaaaatgtgactcttaatcggcgacggatggagtatataatatgtgaaatttttttaaaatttaaaagtaaattttatatggtatttcattttctcatttatgggAAACCCGAAATCTATTACACATGCAGCTATTTGAAACGCATTGAGCACGTGCGTATTCTGCAATTAATTTGGCACGTGGAACAATATGCTGCTCACTTTAATTAAGCACAGATAGCAGTCATAATTAACACGTGTCTGATGTAAAtagacaacaaaaaatattcataattagAGCATAGTAATATTATTCGGTTTCGTCTTTTAGTTTTGGGTAATATTCGTATATACGTCGCTGTTATCAAAAGATTTCCATTTTCTACAAGTTTTCACATTCTAAATagtcttttgttttttgggtAAATTTCGGCGGTAGACTCATTAATCATCTTATTAATTAGGAATTAATTAAGCGATACAAGTCATGAAATTaaccttaattatttaaatgttcTACTTTTAAATAGGAAATCATTTTTGCTTGACGATGCAGTAGCATCAACCTTAACAACTCTGctttttatgaaataattaaacatactTATTGAAATGTTGACTAattgattgagaaaaatatGTGTAATGATTAATCAAGTTGACGCAGATATCTTGACTAATCTTCCTCATATATTTGTGTGCCACGTTCTTGTGCAtgtatcataattaaatcctaattCCAAACTAGTacttataaatctatttaacCTTAATTATAaccaataaattatagtactagtagtaattctcaaaatattaaataggtCATTTGTTCATTAAtataagaaatgtaaagaaaagtaggtggaaaaaCATTGATAATACATTAATATATGGATTATACgtttataaattagtttttttaataaatataaaaaaatactccatatagtaTAATGTACCTTTACCAAAATATGTAaaagtgaattaaaatatactgaATATAATGGCAAACATCTCGTCAAATTggaaatatgagacatttagttgcaaatataagaaatattgtataattgaTTATTCTAAGGCCATTCGCAACgctatctcttatccgtctcttaaccgtctcatctcttcactattcgtgggccccactgtacttttcagctcatctcttaactaagagacagcaCCTGCAACCcttcatctcttaaccatctcttaactattcattcaatttcattttttatttttaattccaacaaattcaattaataaaaaacacacttcattataaataaaataaaattacaatttaaaatacctaaaaaaataaaaaagacataattaaaaaactagaaattacaaattgcacacttaaactcaaacaaaaaaaaatggaggtaaagaagcagaagaaggagttctctagtgacgatcatctaatggttgccaaattttgcccaaatgtgctccattagatcctcctggagttgggCGTGGGCGGTAGAATCTCGTGTCCTTGCCGGTATAGACAACCgctcttgcaaagacggatgcactcccgttcgaggcggactacttgcggttgagcttcccggggtttcagggtcgaaccaatttcccgcctcaggtccttcgtcggcgacaatcatgttgtgcaagattatgcacgtatacatgatgtcgaccatattctccataaaccactgtcgagccggggctttgataatgttccatcgagcttggagaaccccgaacgctctctccacatccttgctgAGCGTACTTTCACGCGTTGCAAAAAGAGACTCGTTCGTCCGTAGCctgttgaacgtcttcacgaaggttggccacttcggatagATAGATGTCGtcggcaagatagtaccccattttATACTTTCGGCGATTGTTAGCGACAGTTGTTGATGGCCGGCGCTTTACCATTCGTAACTTCAGCTCAAGAGGTCCTGGAGTTGTTGAgcacgttgatgtcgttgttctcGAGCTTCGGGAccccgaaatacgcatgccaaattCATAGCCGGTAGTCCGCGACGGCCTCGAGTATAACGGGGTgggtgcctttgtggccgctcaTGTATGACCCCTTCAACGCCACAGGGCAATTCTttccattgccaatgcatgcaatcgacaATCCCGAGCATCCCGGGGAATCCGTGCACTTGTTCGTGAAGACGGAGTGAAACATGACAATCTGCATGTGGTTGGCTTCTTTTCCGTAAATTTCGGCGGTGAAGGCTGCCCGGACGCCTTTGCGTATCGTGTCgccatatttttcatattgttGTGTTTcgataattttcataaattttaaagtagaaataaaagaagagagaaCTACATAAAAAGTCACTAACGTTTCGGTTTGAGTGACTGCAGGCCcctaggaaaaaaaaatacctccaGTACACAACCCTGACCTTAAACATAATCACATATCTTGTTTTTCTGATTAAATGCCCTTAAGCCCAAAAAAGGCATTTTTGTCATTCCATTATATTGTTGACATGTGATTTCTGGGACATTTTTGTCAGAAACTTCTTA
The nucleotide sequence above comes from Salvia hispanica cultivar TCC Black 2014 chromosome 5, UniMelb_Shisp_WGS_1.0, whole genome shotgun sequence. Encoded proteins:
- the LOC125191387 gene encoding scarecrow-like protein 32; translation: MKADVRGKNPSPTISSMQNPSLFTNSRSSISSAVLTGCLDGACIEKLLLHCGSALESNDVTLAQQVMWVLNNVASAIGDPNQRLASYFLRALVSRASRVCPATMSFKAAGVPHRRLMSVTELAGYVDLIPWHRFGFCASNSAILEAVRGFPKIHILDLSITHCMQWPTLIDALGKEPEGPPVELRISVLSWRPPTPPLLNIPIEEVGQRLINFARYRDVPFEFNVIEVGGPLEEEETAASSSFYDFLLSQVNAAMVKVNADEALVVNIQNWLRYLPDEEISSLDSSCDGIMSYRDSFLELVGRLSPCLVTMVDEDCDLGAPSGLASRIVSCFNYMWIPFDALETFLPKDSSQRIEYESDIGHKIENIVGYEGGQRIERLESGGRLCRRMASAGFMSVPFGEETVKEVKVLLDEHASGWGMKKDEEGMLVLTWKGHNAVYAGAWVPHAPASHQNNLLV